TGCTGGAGTTGTCGTTGCCGTCGTAACTGACAGCGTTGAGCTTCCCGAGCCGGAGACCGACGTCGGACTGAGGCTGGCGGTAGCTCCGGTTGGCAATCCACTCACACTCAGATTCACCGTGTCGGTGAAGCCATTCAGTGCGCTGACCGTCGTTGTATAGGTGGTGCTGTTGCCCTGCGTCACCGTCTGCGAACTCGGTGTATCCGAGATGCTGAAGTCAGGCGTCGGAGTACCGACAGTCATCCTGTGGATGACGATCGAGTTGTTGTTGTAATTGTCTTTGCTGACCAGGTAGTCGCCATTGCTCGCCTGGTAAGCCCGAATGCCATACATCGAATCCACATCGTTGCCCACCGCCACGTTGGAGTTGGCAGTGGTCATCGTCAGGTCATTGGCGCCGGTCGTCAGGTTGTAAGCATCAATATCGGGCACGGTATGGACATACGAGATGAACAGATAGTTGCCCGCCGCGGCGCGTCCTTTGGGGTTCTGCGTGGTCTTCAGGTTGATGACCTGGTTGGGAGTGGTGGTGTTGCCCGCCATCCAGCCGTGGTACACCTCAACGCGGCCGCCCAGCGAGGTCCAATCGGTGCCGTTCCCGTTCATCAGGACCATCGTGTCGGTAGATGGAATGTACTCGATGCCTGCCAGCGGCGCGATGGTCGACGGAGTCGGTGTGGTTGTTGGTGTTCCGTAGATCGGTTTGCCATTGGCATCGAAGCCCGTCAGCGGGTAATGCGTGATCGCATTGGTCTTATCCAGCCCAACCCAGATATCACCATTCGTGTCGAGGCAGAACCCGTTTCGGACACGGGCCAGGGTATTGAAGTAGTTGGTATAGCCCGCCGGACTGGTCTGGCCCGGCAAAGTGCCGAAAGGAACCGAAGCGTACTGGCCGGTGGGGAAATAAGAAAAGATGAAGAGGTCAGGGTTCTGACCGGTGGCCGCGAGGATGCGATGGCCGTTGACGCTGGTCATGATGCCGAAGTCGAAGCCGCGGCTGTTGTTGGTCACATCCACGCGCGGATCTGTCGGATAGTCGAGCGCATCGACGCTGTTGCCAACGTATCCTCCGCCGCCCGTACCCGAGAAAACGTCCTGTCCACCGTATAAGTAGGCGCCGTCGGTGCCGGGGTCAAAGGCGGCGTTGCCTTCAAAGTTCAGTGCCTGCAGCGTGTATTGAAGTACGCCGGAACTGTTGTACGCGTGAAGATCGGTCTTTCCGTTGCGTCCAAGATCCCAGGTTCCTCCCCAGGGATTGTTGAGAACGTACAGGTTTCCGGCGCTGTCTTTCCCGATACCAACGATGCGGGTGAAGCGCTGGCTACCGGTCTGTCCCTTGACTCCCGCAGTGGTGTCGAGATATCCGCCCTGCACACCAAAGGTTCCAACCAGAGTCGGCGTGCTCGACAAGTTTCCGTAGATCTGGATGTTCATGTTCGGCCCCTGGTCGCCGACCATCAACTGGTTATTCACGCTGTCAAAGTACATCGCCGAAGGCCTCGCGCTGGAACCCAGGCTGATGGTGTTCAACACGGTCCCCGACGAGGAGAACTCCTGGATCGTTCCCTCGTTCATCTGGGCGACCCATACGTTCCCCGATCCATCAACCGCGATCGCGCCGGGATCGGTGAGGGTCCAATCCGATTGCCACACGCCAGCGGTCGTGTAGCAACGCACCAGGTTGTCAGGATGATCGCTGACATACACCAGCGTTCCAGTGTCTGCGATACCCGTGATCACATCCGCGCGCCGCTCAGTCTTATCCGTACTCGCCGACCATGTCAGATCCCGCACGTGGGTGCTGCGGTTGTAACGGCCAATATAGCCGCTGCCTCCGAGGGTGGTGTTGTATTGCAGCGCGGCGAAGAGATACGTGCCATCGCCACTGATCGACCCGCCCATGGTTTCGCCGTGCGCGCCGATGGTGCCTGTTTTTTGGCCATTCTGGTAGATGTTGATGCTTCCCTGACTTTCGTCCCACATGGAAGCGGTATAGATAACGCCCTCAGGCGCTACCCACATGGACCGCATGGCATTGCCTACATACGTGGGGGTAGTCGAATACGTGTTGCCTACCCAGGTCGTTGTGTAGCTCGCTTGAGCATGGCTGATCGTCGCGCTTATCAGCAGCAGGAAGAGACAGGTGATCGCAAAGAATGCTGACCAACCTCGTTTTGCAGGCATAGGGGATCTCCTAAGCCTTCTGCCTTTTCTTCATGGCCGGAAGGCTTTAGCACGGTGGTGTTGTAAATTCCACGAGCCTTCTAATGTGCGGTGTAAAGGCGAGTCAATACGGATGCCTCACCTAATCTCTTCAACGAAATGCGTTTCATTTTCTACGTTTGCCCGCATGGCAGGGCCTGCTTCCTTGATCGAAGCAATTCCCAACAGCAATGCGGATCTTCTTGAACCGTGCTCTCTTCCTCGACAAGCGTCATCAGCACTGCTGCAAGAGCATGAGTTTGTTTCACACAGTAAAACTCTCAGAGCGAGCGCTGCAGGCGCTGGTGGGAGCAGCGGGGTCCCCGGCCAGCTTGCTGGCTGCGGTGATCAGCGGGCTTCAGCCCGCTGATAAAGGCGTAAAAGACATTCCTCATTGCACCAACAAACGCGGGCTGAAGCTCGCGTCTCCCACCCGGATCGGGGTTGCGCTCGATGCATCACCCCAACGAACCGGTTCGCCGGAACCCCGAGACTCCCACATAAGCTTCGCGTATGTGAGTAGGTACCGGGGACATGGTTTACACGCAGTACCGGAGACAAGGTTTACAGATACGGGAAGAGTGGCTCTTCAACGAGGACCGAGACGCAAGAAGATGCGTTTATGTCCTGGAAAGAGAGTCGCGTTGTGGATCAACGCTTACAGTTCTTATCGAGTTATCAGAAGGAAGAGATGTCTCTAACGGACTTGTGCCATGAGTATGGCATCTCACGTCCAACCGCATACAAATGGATCAAGCGTTACAACGAAGTCGGGCCGGAGGGCCTGCTGGACATGTCACGCAGGCCGCACAGTTGTTCTCATGCGACGCCAGAACAACTTGTGAACGAGGTGCTGGCCTTGCGCAAGCGGTTCCCATCCTGGGGAGCGCGCAAACTGAAAGCACGCTTGGAGCGCATGAACCCTAACGTTGTCTGGCCTGCTTCGAGCACTATCGGAGAGATCCTCCGGCGCTCCGGGCTGACTAATCCCGTGCGCAAGAGACGCAGAACCACACCGTACTCGCAACCGTTCTCTGAGGTAACTGCCCCGAACCAGCTGTGGTGCATGGACTTTAAGGGGTGGTTCCGTACTGGCGATGGCCAACGCTGCGATCCCTTTACGATCACGGATGCCCACAGCCGTTACTTGATTCGCTGTCAAGCCATTACTCGCATGGATACTGCGCATGTTCGTGCGATCTGCGAGTCTGCTATGCGCGAGTTCGGAGTTCCTGAGCGAATTCGAACTGACAACGGCGCACCCTTCTCAGGGACCGGAATTCTCGGTCTTTCGCGTCTCTCGCTGGAATGGCAACGTCTTGGTATCGTCCATGAGCGCATTCAGCCGGGTAAACCTCAGCAAAATGGCAGGCATGAACGGATGCACCGGACGTTGAAGCAGGACACGACCAACCCTGCTGCCAAGACAATCCGTGCACAGCAGAAACGGTTTGATTAGTTTCGTCACGTCTACAACAACGAACGGCCACACGAAGCACTCGATCACGAAACTCCGGGAAGTTTGTACGCTCCAAGCACAAGGCTCTTGCCACGCTACACAAAGGCCTACGTTTATCCTGCTCATTTCCAGACGCGACGGGTGAACGATGCAGGCGATATTAGCTGGCACAAGAGCCGCGTCTTCATCAGTGAGGTCTTCCGTGGGGAAGACATCGGTCTGGAAAAGGTTGAAGACCACTTCTACAAAATCTACTTTTGCAATCTCGAAGTAGGCGAGTTCGATGTCAACGATCTTCGGTTCCGTCCAGGGCTTCGTCCGTGACCTCGGAGCGGGATGGGCCAGACTGTGGGCTCCATCCCGCTCAGATTTCAGAGGCGATGGATTGCTTGCCATATGCCGACTTGTAAAGCTGAACGAAGGCTCTACTTTGCAAGATATTGCGGGGACGCAGGAGGAACGCCTTCAGGCAAAGGGGAGCCCGTTAGGATCATGCTTCTACGATTGATCTCACGCCGAAAACTTTCATCGAGGTAGAGGTCAGGTGTCCGAGGGGACTCTGTCAAAATCGACACCGGTCCAAGGTAAAGTAAGGCGTTGGCTCCATTAGGAGCCACTTGTCGCATTAGCAATAAGGCGTCATTTCCCTGCGTGATGCTCCGTTCAAGAGCCGCTGCATCAGACACTTGTGCGCGGTCGTGATAGGGCTCTACGACAAAGAAC
This genomic window from Terriglobus albidus contains:
- a CDS encoding SMP-30/gluconolactonase/LRE family protein translates to MPAKRGWSAFFAITCLFLLLISATISHAQASYTTTWVGNTYSTTPTYVGNAMRSMWVAPEGVIYTASMWDESQGSINIYQNGQKTGTIGAHGETMGGSISGDGTYLFAALQYNTTLGGSGYIGRYNRSTHVRDLTWSASTDKTERRADVITGIADTGTLVYVSDHPDNLVRCYTTAGVWQSDWTLTDPGAIAVDGSGNVWVAQMNEGTIQEFSSSGTVLNTISLGSSARPSAMYFDSVNNQLMVGDQGPNMNIQIYGNLSSTPTLVGTFGVQGGYLDTTAGVKGQTGSQRFTRIVGIGKDSAGNLYVLNNPWGGTWDLGRNGKTDLHAYNSSGVLQYTLQALNFEGNAAFDPGTDGAYLYGGQDVFSGTGGGGYVGNSVDALDYPTDPRVDVTNNSRGFDFGIMTSVNGHRILAATGQNPDLFIFSYFPTGQYASVPFGTLPGQTSPAGYTNYFNTLARVRNGFCLDTNGDIWVGLDKTNAITHYPLTGFDANGKPIYGTPTTTPTPSTIAPLAGIEYIPSTDTMVLMNGNGTDWTSLGGRVEVYHGWMAGNTTTPNQVINLKTTQNPKGRAAAGNYLFISYVHTVPDIDAYNLTTGANDLTMTTANSNVAVGNDVDSMYGIRAYQASNGDYLVSKDNYNNNSIVIHRMTVGTPTPDFSISDTPSSQTVTQGNSTTYTTTVSALNGFTDTVNLSVSGLPTGATASLSPTSVSGSGSSTLSVTTATTTPAGTYTLTITGTNGTVTHTGTVTLIVQGPADFSISASPSSRTVTQGSNATYTTSISAVNGFTGTTSLSVSGLPTGASASFSPTSVAGSGSSTLTVSTATTTPVGTYTLTITGASGTLTHSATVTLAVQGPADFSISATPSSQTVTQGNGTTYTTTIGALNGFADTVSLSVSGLPTGATGSFSPTSVTGSGSSTLTVSTTTATPAGTYTLTITGVDGSLSHSATVTLVVNTATGLPTGWTDQDIGSVSLAGSASYSGGTYTVTGSGSSITGTADQFNYAYQTAGTSYTITARVVSMTNTNSGAQAGVMIRETLATGSTMANINVTPANGVTWVTRTTTGSATSGSRTAGLVAPYWVRVVRNGSTFTGYYSSDGVTWTQQGTVTISMASSAYIGLVVSSRNNAQLCTATFDNVSITTP
- a CDS encoding DDE-type integrase/transposase/recombinase translates to MSWKESRVVDQRLQFLSSYQKEEMSLTDLCHEYGISRPTAYKWIKRYNEVGPEGLLDMSRRPHSCSHATPEQLVNEVLALRKRFPSWGARKLKARLERMNPNVVWPASSTIGEILRRSGLTNPVRKRRRTTPYSQPFSEVTAPNQLWCMDFKGWFRTGDGQRCDPFTITDAHSRYLIRCQAITRMDTAHVRAICESAMREFGVPERIRTDNGAPFSGTGILGLSRLSLEWQRLGIVHERIQPGKPQQNGRHERMHRTLKQDTTNPAAKTIRAQQKRFD